The following proteins are co-located in the Citrobacter freundii ATCC 8090 = MTCC 1658 = NBRC 12681 genome:
- the ybiB gene encoding DNA-binding protein YbiB produces MDYRKIIKEIGRGKNHARDLDKDTARGLYTHMMNGDVPDLEMGGVLIALRIKGEGEAEMLGFYEAMQNHTIRLTPPVAKPMPIVIPSYNGARKQANLTPLLAILLHKLGFPVVVHGVSEDPTRVLTETIFELMGISPTLHAGQAQAKLDGHQPVFIPVSALCPPLEKQLAMRWRMGVRNSAHTLAKLATPFAEDAALRLSSVSHPEYVSRVAKFFGDIGGRGLLMHGTEGEVYANPQRCPQISLIDSSGVRVLQDRQSEMPDEPVPLPVAKDPETTARWIERCLAGSEPVPASLKIQMACCLVATGESASLAEGLARVEQSF; encoded by the coding sequence ATGGATTACCGCAAAATCATTAAAGAGATTGGGCGAGGAAAAAATCACGCGCGTGACCTGGACAAGGATACTGCTCGCGGACTGTATACCCATATGATGAACGGCGACGTACCTGACCTTGAGATGGGCGGGGTGCTGATTGCGCTACGTATTAAAGGCGAAGGCGAAGCGGAGATGCTGGGCTTTTACGAAGCGATGCAAAACCACACCATTCGCCTGACTCCGCCAGTAGCCAAACCCATGCCGATTGTCATTCCCAGCTACAATGGTGCACGCAAGCAGGCGAATTTGACGCCGCTGCTGGCGATTTTACTGCATAAGCTCGGTTTCCCGGTAGTAGTGCACGGCGTCAGCGAGGATCCAACCCGCGTGCTGACAGAAACCATTTTTGAACTGATGGGGATTTCGCCAACGCTGCATGCCGGGCAGGCGCAGGCAAAGCTGGATGGTCATCAGCCGGTGTTTATCCCGGTGAGCGCGCTGTGCCCTCCGCTGGAGAAACAGCTGGCGATGCGCTGGCGCATGGGCGTGCGTAACAGTGCGCACACGCTGGCTAAATTAGCCACGCCGTTTGCTGAAGATGCGGCGCTGCGTCTTTCCAGCGTGTCCCACCCGGAATACGTCTCGCGTGTGGCGAAGTTCTTCGGCGATATCGGTGGGCGCGGCCTGTTGATGCATGGTACCGAGGGCGAAGTGTATGCCAACCCGCAGCGCTGCCCGCAGATAAGCCTGATAGATTCATCCGGTGTGCGAGTGTTACAGGACCGACAGAGCGAGATGCCTGACGAGCCAGTACCGCTGCCGGTGGCAAAAGATCCGGAAACCACCGCGCGCTGGATTGAGCGTTGTCTGGCTGGCAGTGAGCCGGTCCCGGCATCGTTGAAAATTCAGATGGCCTGCTGCCTGGTGGCAACCGGTGAATCCGCCTCGCTGGCCGAAGGACTTGCCCGCGTCGAGCAAAGTTTCTGA
- a CDS encoding malate/lactate/ureidoglycolate dehydrogenase gives MNSGHRFHVPTLHAFIQAVFHQMGSNDQEARLVADHLIASNLAGHDSHGIGMIPSYIRSFSLGHLQINRHAKVVKDAGAVITLDGDCAFGQVAAHEAITLGIEKARQHGIAAVALHNSHHIGRIGYWAEQCAAAGFVSVHFVSVVGIPMVAPFHGRDSRFGTNPFCVVFPRKNTFPLLLDYATSAIAFGKTRVAWHKGEPVAPGCLIDVAGVPTTDPAVMQVSPLGSLLTFAQHKGYALAAMCEIMGGALSGGKTTHEESLQTSPDAIINCMTTIIMNPELFGAPDCDNQVAAFAEWVKASPHAEDAPILLPGEWEVNTREERLEHGIPLDAGSWQAICVAALQIGMPDAVLQEFRQRLEH, from the coding sequence ATGAACAGTGGACATCGCTTCCATGTGCCAACGCTGCACGCTTTTATCCAGGCCGTTTTTCATCAGATGGGAAGCAATGATCAGGAGGCGCGGCTGGTGGCCGATCATCTGATAGCCTCTAACCTCGCCGGTCACGACTCCCACGGCATCGGTATGATCCCAAGCTATATTCGTTCATTCTCGCTGGGGCATCTACAAATCAACCGTCATGCCAAAGTGGTAAAAGATGCAGGGGCGGTGATTACGCTTGATGGCGATTGTGCCTTTGGTCAGGTGGCGGCTCACGAAGCCATCACGCTGGGGATTGAAAAAGCTCGCCAGCACGGTATCGCCGCCGTGGCATTACATAATTCGCATCATATCGGACGTATTGGCTACTGGGCGGAGCAATGCGCGGCGGCAGGTTTTGTCTCAGTGCATTTTGTGAGCGTGGTCGGGATCCCGATGGTTGCACCGTTTCATGGCCGCGATAGTCGTTTTGGCACTAACCCCTTCTGCGTTGTTTTTCCGCGTAAAAATACCTTCCCGCTATTGCTGGACTATGCAACCAGCGCCATCGCGTTTGGTAAAACCCGTGTGGCATGGCATAAGGGCGAGCCGGTAGCTCCTGGATGTCTGATTGATGTGGCGGGGGTGCCTACAACGGATCCTGCGGTAATGCAGGTTTCTCCGCTGGGGTCGTTGCTCACCTTTGCCCAACACAAAGGTTATGCGCTGGCGGCGATGTGCGAAATTATGGGTGGTGCGCTTTCAGGGGGTAAAACCACACATGAAGAGAGCCTGCAGACCAGCCCGGACGCCATCATCAACTGTATGACCACTATTATTATGAATCCGGAACTGTTCGGCGCGCCGGACTGCGACAACCAGGTCGCAGCATTTGCTGAGTGGGTGAAAGCGTCCCCGCATGCTGAAGATGCCCCGATCCTGTTGCCAGGTGAGTGGGAAGTGAATACTCGCGAGGAACGGCTGGAACACGGTATTCCGCTAGATGCCGGAAGCTGGCAGGCGATTTGCGTGGCGGCGCTGCAAATAGGCATGCCGGACGCCGTGTTGCAGGAATTCCGTCAACGACTTGAACACTAA
- the ybiJ gene encoding DUF1471 family protein YbiJ produces the protein MKNIKFAVAAIALSTLSFGVFAAEPVSSTQAQSMNKIGVVSADGATTLDGLEAKLAEKAAAAGATGYSITSAVGKDKMSGTAVIYK, from the coding sequence ATGAAAAATATCAAATTTGCTGTTGCTGCCATCGCCCTGTCTACCCTGTCATTTGGCGTTTTCGCTGCCGAGCCGGTTTCCTCCACTCAGGCACAAAGCATGAATAAAATTGGTGTAGTTTCTGCTGATGGCGCCACCACACTGGATGGCCTGGAAGCCAAACTGGCTGAGAAAGCGGCTGCTGCTGGCGCAACTGGTTACAGCATCACTTCCGCTGTCGGTAAAGACAAAATGAGCGGCACCGCGGTTATCTATAAATAA
- a CDS encoding DksA/TraR family C4-type zinc finger protein: MASGWANDDAVNEQINNTIEDAVARARGELPTGESLYECEECGNPIPQARREAVPGVRLCITCQQDKDSHSAAFSGYNRRGSKDSQLR; encoded by the coding sequence ATGGCATCCGGATGGGCAAATGACGACGCTGTAAACGAACAGATCAACAATACTATTGAAGATGCTGTTGCCCGTGCCCGCGGTGAGTTACCGACGGGGGAAAGTCTGTATGAATGCGAAGAATGTGGCAATCCTATCCCTCAGGCCAGACGTGAGGCCGTACCTGGGGTACGCTTGTGCATCACTTGCCAACAGGATAAAGATTCACATAGCGCGGCATTTTCAGGATATAATCGCAGAGGTTCGAAAGATAGCCAGCTACGTTGA
- the ybiX gene encoding PKHD-type hydroxylase YbiX gives MMYHIPGVLSAQDVAWFREQLDAADWVDGRATTGAQGAQVKNNQQVNTQSERYGVLQQAVQTAVNNSALFFAAALPKTLSTPLFNRYQDNETYGFHVDGAVRSHPENGWMRTDLSATLFLSNPDDYEGGELLVNDTYGQHAVKLPAGDLVLYPSSSLHCVTPVTHGVRVASFMWVQSMIRDDKNRAMLFELDKNIQSLKARHGESNEILSLLNLYHNLLREWSEI, from the coding sequence ATGATGTACCACATTCCCGGCGTTCTGTCGGCGCAGGATGTAGCCTGGTTTCGCGAGCAACTGGACGCTGCCGACTGGGTTGATGGTCGCGCAACCACCGGCGCTCAGGGAGCGCAGGTTAAAAACAACCAGCAGGTAAATACGCAAAGTGAACGCTACGGCGTTTTACAACAGGCGGTACAGACTGCGGTAAATAACAGCGCGCTTTTCTTCGCCGCAGCACTACCGAAAACGCTCTCCACACCGCTGTTTAATCGCTACCAGGACAACGAGACCTATGGTTTTCACGTTGACGGCGCGGTGCGTAGCCATCCGGAGAACGGCTGGATGCGCACAGACCTTTCCGCAACCTTATTCCTGAGTAATCCGGATGATTATGAAGGCGGAGAGCTGCTGGTTAATGACACCTACGGCCAGCATGCGGTGAAGCTTCCGGCAGGCGATCTGGTGCTTTACCCTTCCAGCAGCCTGCACTGCGTCACGCCAGTAACCCATGGCGTTCGTGTGGCGTCCTTTATGTGGGTACAATCGATGATCCGTGACGACAAAAATCGCGCCATGCTTTTTGAACTGGATAAAAACATTCAATCCCTGAAGGCTCGTCATGGAGAGAGCAACGAGATCCTGTCATTACTCAATCTCTACCATAACCTGCTGCGCGAATGGTCTGAAATCTGA
- a CDS encoding catecholate siderophore receptor Fiu, with product MDKNRNLPSSSFHSLTFFAGLCIGLSPVAQAVAAGDQDKKQEDTLVVEAAKPSLYAPTQSADPKFSRPVADTTRTMTVISEQVIKDQGATNLTDALKNVPGVGAFFAGENGNSTTGDAVYMRGADTSNSIYIDGVRDIGSVTRDTFNTEQVEVIKGPSGTDYGRSAPTGSINMISKQPRTDSGIDASASVGSAWFRRGTLDINQVIGETTAARLNLMGEKTHDAGRDNVKNERYGVAPSLAFGLGTENRLYLNYLHVTQHNTPDGGIPTIGLPGYSAPSAGTSALNHSGKVDTHNFYGTNSDYDDSTTDTATMRFEHDLSDSTTIRNTTRWSRIKQDYLMTAVMGGASNITQPTSSTDTWTWSRLANTKDVSNKILTNQTNLTSKFYTGSIGHDISTGVELTRETQTNYGVTPITPPPVNIYHPNSDVNIGGLSRNGANANGQTDTFGVYAFDTLQITREFELNGGIRLDNYRTEYDSATACGASGRGAVACPTGVAKGSPVTTVDTAKSGNLVNWKAGALYHLTDNGNVYINYAVSQQPPGGSNFALAQGGSGNSANRTDFKPQKAKTSEIGTKWEVLDKRLLLTAAIFRTDIENEVEQNDDGTYSQYGEKRVEGYELSVAGNITPAWQIIGGYTQQRATIHSGKNVAQDGSSSLPYTPEHAFTLWSQYQATDDVSVGAGARYVGSMHRGSDGAVGTPSYTEGYWVADAKLGYRVNRNLDFQLNVYNLFDTDYVSSINKSGYRYHPGEPRTFLLTANMHF from the coding sequence CGACCCTAAATTCTCCCGCCCGGTGGCGGATACCACCCGCACCATGACGGTGATTTCTGAGCAGGTGATTAAGGATCAAGGCGCAACAAATTTGACCGATGCGCTGAAAAACGTACCGGGCGTTGGCGCGTTTTTCGCTGGTGAAAACGGCAACTCCACTACCGGTGATGCGGTTTATATGCGTGGCGCGGATACTTCGAACAGTATTTATATCGACGGTGTTCGTGATATCGGCAGCGTCACGCGCGATACCTTCAATACCGAACAGGTCGAAGTGATTAAAGGTCCTTCCGGTACCGACTATGGACGTAGCGCACCGACTGGCTCTATCAATATGATCAGCAAACAGCCGCGTACCGACTCAGGAATCGATGCGTCGGCCAGCGTCGGTAGCGCCTGGTTCCGCCGTGGTACGCTGGACATTAACCAGGTTATCGGCGAGACCACCGCCGCACGTTTAAACCTGATGGGTGAAAAAACACATGATGCCGGTCGCGATAATGTTAAGAATGAACGTTACGGCGTGGCCCCCTCACTTGCTTTTGGCTTAGGCACCGAGAACCGACTGTATCTGAACTATCTGCACGTTACTCAACACAACACACCGGATGGGGGTATTCCCACCATCGGCCTGCCGGGTTACTCCGCGCCTTCCGCAGGGACGTCTGCACTGAATCATTCAGGAAAAGTTGATACGCATAACTTCTACGGCACCAACTCGGATTACGACGATTCGACGACCGATACCGCGACGATGCGTTTTGAACATGACCTGAGCGACAGCACCACGATTCGCAACACCACTCGCTGGTCGCGTATTAAACAGGATTATCTGATGACGGCGGTGATGGGCGGTGCGTCTAATATTACGCAACCCACCAGCAGCACCGACACCTGGACCTGGTCACGCCTGGCAAATACCAAAGATGTCAGTAACAAAATCCTGACCAACCAGACCAACCTGACCTCAAAGTTTTACACGGGATCCATCGGTCACGACATCAGCACTGGCGTGGAGTTGACGCGCGAAACACAAACCAACTATGGCGTCACCCCGATTACCCCGCCGCCGGTTAATATTTATCATCCCAACAGCGACGTGAATATCGGCGGATTATCGCGTAACGGCGCCAACGCTAACGGGCAAACCGATACCTTTGGCGTATACGCTTTTGATACGCTACAAATTACCCGTGAGTTTGAGCTGAACGGTGGTATTCGCCTCGACAATTACCGCACTGAATATGACAGCGCCACCGCTTGCGGCGCTTCTGGCCGTGGTGCAGTGGCATGTCCGACAGGCGTCGCCAAAGGTTCCCCGGTCACCACTGTGGATACTGCCAAATCAGGCAATCTGGTGAACTGGAAAGCGGGCGCGCTGTATCACCTGACCGATAACGGCAATGTCTACATTAACTATGCCGTTTCTCAGCAACCGCCGGGCGGCAGCAACTTTGCCCTTGCTCAGGGCGGAAGCGGTAACAGCGCAAACCGTACCGACTTCAAACCGCAGAAAGCGAAAACTAGCGAGATTGGCACCAAATGGGAGGTGCTGGATAAGCGCCTGCTGCTAACCGCCGCAATTTTCCGCACGGATATTGAGAATGAAGTTGAGCAGAACGACGACGGTACCTATTCCCAGTACGGGGAGAAACGCGTTGAAGGCTACGAGCTCTCGGTAGCAGGCAACATCACCCCCGCATGGCAGATTATTGGGGGTTACACCCAGCAACGCGCCACCATCCACAGCGGCAAAAACGTTGCTCAGGATGGTTCTTCTTCCCTGCCCTATACGCCGGAACATGCGTTCACGCTGTGGAGCCAGTATCAAGCAACCGACGATGTTTCCGTTGGCGCAGGCGCTCGCTACGTGGGCAGTATGCATCGCGGTTCGGACGGCGCCGTGGGTACGCCATCCTACACTGAAGGTTACTGGGTCGCCGACGCCAAACTGGGCTATCGCGTGAATCGCAATCTCGATTTCCAGCTAAACGTCTATAACCTGTTCGACACCGATTATGTATCCTCCATAAACAAGAGTGGATACCGTTATCATCCAGGCGAGCCAAGAACCTTCCTGCTCACCGCCAATATGCATTTCTGA